From a single Streptomyces misionensis genomic region:
- a CDS encoding thiazole synthase, translating into MTDDSLVIGGTAVGSRLIMGTGGAPSLEVLERALVASGTELTTVAMRRVDPSVHGSVLSVLEKLGIRVLPNTAGCFTAGEAVLTARLAREALGTDLVKLEVIADERTLLPDPVELLDAAETLVDDGFTVLPYTNDDPVLARKLEDVGCAAVMPLGSPIGSGLGIRNPHNFQLIVERAGVPVILDAGAGTASDVALAMELGCAGVMLASAVTRAQEPELMAAAMRHAVSAGRLARLAGRIPRRYWAQASSPEEGLAALDPERPAF; encoded by the coding sequence ATGACGGACGATTCCCTGGTCATCGGCGGTACGGCCGTCGGGTCGCGGCTGATCATGGGCACCGGCGGGGCGCCCAGCCTGGAAGTACTGGAGCGGGCGCTGGTCGCCTCCGGGACGGAGCTGACGACCGTCGCGATGCGGCGGGTGGACCCCTCGGTGCACGGCTCGGTGCTGTCGGTGCTGGAGAAGCTCGGCATCCGGGTGCTGCCGAACACGGCGGGGTGCTTCACCGCCGGGGAGGCGGTGCTGACCGCGCGGCTGGCGCGGGAGGCGCTGGGCACGGACCTGGTGAAGCTGGAGGTCATCGCCGACGAGCGGACCCTGCTGCCCGATCCGGTGGAGCTGCTGGACGCGGCGGAGACCCTGGTGGACGACGGCTTCACGGTGCTGCCGTACACCAACGACGACCCGGTGCTGGCGCGGAAGCTGGAGGACGTGGGCTGCGCCGCGGTGATGCCGCTGGGCTCGCCGATCGGGTCCGGGCTCGGCATCCGCAACCCGCACAACTTCCAGCTGATCGTGGAGCGGGCCGGGGTGCCGGTGATCCTGGACGCGGGGGCCGGCACGGCGTCGGACGTGGCGCTGGCGATGGAGCTGGGCTGCGCCGGGGTGATGCTGGCGTCCGCGGTGACGCGCGCGCAGGAGCCGGAGCTGATGGCGGCGGCGATGCGGCACGCGGTGTCGGCGGGCCGGCTGGCGCGGCTCGCGGGGCGCATCCCCCGGCGGTACTGGGCCCAGGCGTCCTCACCCGAGGAGGGCCTGGCCGCGCTGGACCCCGAGCGCCCCGCGTTCTGA